The genomic DNA TGGTCGCCGCCGGCCTGATGGAACGGCGCGAAGACCCGCACGACCGCCGCGCCAAGACCCTGCACCTGACCGACGCCGGCCACGCCCTGCGCAAGCAGGTCGAGGACGTGCTGGTGGAACTGCGCCGGCGCCTGTTCGACGGCGTCAGCGAAGCCGACCTGCAAGCCTGCCTGCGGGTGTTCGATGCGCTCAAGGCCGCGCTGGGCCGCAGCGCCGCCGGGGCCCAGGAGGACCCGCGGCCATGAAACTGCCCAACGTCCGCGAGACGATCTTCTCCCTCAAGAGCTACCTGAGCGCCATCATGGCGCTCTATCTTTCGTACAGCATCGGCCTGCCACGCCCGTTCTGGGCCATGACCACCGCCTACATCGTGGCCCAGCCCTGGTCGGGCGCGGTGCGCTCCAAGGCGCTATACCGCCTGGTCGGCACCTTCTGCGGCTCGGCCATGACCGTCTACATGGTGCCGCGCCTGTCCAATTCGCCCGTCGTCATGACCGCCGCCATGGTGGCCTGGGTCGGCTTCTGCCTGTACCTGTCGGTGCTGGACCGCACGCCGCGCTCATACCTGTTCATGCTGGCCGGCTACACCGCCGCCATGATCGGCTTTCCCAGCGTCACCGACCCGTCGCAGGTGTTCGACACCGCGCTGGCGCGGGTCGA from Achromobacter xylosoxidans includes the following:
- a CDS encoding MarR family winged helix-turn-helix transcriptional regulator, with translation MDTPTDSQLMATTANLMVLSRAYRGAADKALADYGLSQATAWPVILAGRLGDGVRQGALAEALGVEGPSLVRVLDQLVAAGLMERREDPHDRRAKTLHLTDAGHALRKQVEDVLVELRRRLFDGVSEADLQACLRVFDALKAALGRSAAGAQEDPRP